The genomic segment CGCCGAGGAGTTCAGGACAGGCCGGGGTAGTTGCGCTCGGACGCTCCGACGTAGAGCTGCTGCGGGCGGCCGATCTTCGTCTGCGGATCACCGGATGCCTCGCGCCACTGCGCGAGCCACCCGGGGAGGCGCCCGATGGCGAACAGCACCGTGAACATGCGCGTCGGGAAGCCCATCGCCTTGTAGATCACGCCGGTGTAGAAGTCGACGTTGGGGTACAGGCGGCGGTCCTGGAAGTACGCGTCGTTGAGGGCGATCTCCTCCAGCTCCTTGGCGAGGTCGAGCAGCGGGTCGCTGACGCCGAGGGCCGAGAGCACCTCGTCAGCGGACTCCTTGACCAGCTTGGCGCGCGGGTCGTAGTTCTTGTAGACCCGGTGCCCGAAGCCCATCAGCTTGACGCCGTCCTCCTTGTTCTTCACCCGCTCGACGAAGCGCTGCACGCTCTCGCCCGAGTCGCGGATGCGCGCCAGCATGTCGAGGACGGCCTCGTTCGCGCCGCCGTGCAGCGGCCCGTACAGCGCGTTGATGCCGGCCGAGATCGACGAGAACTGGTTCGCGCCGGTCGAGCCGACCAGGCGAACGGTCGACGTCGAGGCGTTCTGCTCGTGGTCCTCGTGGAGGATCAGCAGGCGCTCCAGCGCCCGCGACATCACGGGGTCGACGTGGTAGAGCTCCGAGAGCACCCCGAAGTTGAGCTTGAGGAAGTTGTCGACGAAGCCGAGCGAGTTGTCGGGATACAGGAAGGCCTGCCCGACGCTCTTCTTGTGCGCGTACGCCGCGATCACCGGCAGCTTCGCGAGCATGCGGATGGTGTTGAGCTCCACGTGCTCGGGGTTGTTCGGGTCGGACTGGTGCTCGTAGTACGTCGACAGCGCCGAGACCGCCGACGACAGGACCGACATCGGGTGGGCGGTGTGCGGCAGCGCCGAGAAGAACCGCTTGAGGTCTTCGTGCAGCAGCGTGTGCCGGCGGATCTTCTCGTCGAACTCGCCGAGCTCGTCGGCGGTCGGCAGCTCTCCGTAGATGAGCAGCCACGCGACCTCGAGATAGGTGCTGTTCTTCGCCAGCTGCTCGATCGGGTAGCCGCGGTAGCGCAGCACCCCCTGGTCGCCGTCGATGTAGGTGATGGCCGACTTGGTGGCAGCGGTGTTGACGAAGCCGTAGTCGAGCGCCGTGTAGCCGGTCTGGCGGGTGAGGGTCGAGACATCCACGCTCGGCGTGCCGTCGGTGCCCCGCAGCAGCGGGAATTCGGCGGTCTTGTCACCGATCGTGAGAGTGGCCTTCTCCTGCTGGGTGCCCGCTTCGCTCACGGCGCCTCCTCGCGATTGTCGTCGTACGGGGGTGTCGTCCACTCCGGCGCGACGTCGCGACGTCGTCTGCTCGAGGACTTCAAGAGCGGGACGCCGGATGCCGCGTCGCCGCGTCACTACAGCCTAGTGCGCCTCCGCGCCTACTGTTGCCACGACCAAAGGGTCGCGGCATCCGGTAGAGGAATCCTCAGATCGACAACGGTGATGCCGCGCGGAGGCGCTGGGCGGCGGCGGCGATGCGGTCGTCGGTGGCGGTGAGCGACAGGCGGACGTGCTGCGGGAAGTGCGCACCGTAGAAATGGCCGGGCCCGGCGAGGATGCCGAGATCGGCGAGCCGGGCCAGGCTCTCCCACGCGTCGCGACCCTCCGTCGCCCACAGGTACAGCCCTGCCTCGCTCGCATCGATGCGGAAGCCGGCGGCCTGCAGGGCGGGGCGCAGCACGTCGCGCCGTCGCCGGTACGTCTCCCGCTGCGCCGCGACGTGCTCGTCGTCCTCGAGCGCCGCGATCATCGCGGCCTGCACGGGAAGCGGGAGCATGAGCCCCAGGTGCTTGCGCGCGGTGAGCAGGCGCGCCACGAAGGACGGGTCACCGGCGAGGAACGCTGCGCGGTAGCCCGCGAGGTTGGACTGCTTGCTGAGGGAGTACACCGACAGGAGACCGTCGATGTCGCCATCCGAGACCCGGGGGTCGAGCACCGACGGGACCGGCTCGGCGTCCCACGGCGCCTCCCACCCCAGCTCGGCGTAGCACTCGTCCGAGGCCAGCACGGCACCGAGATCCCGCGCGCGCGCGACCGCGGCGCGGAGAGCCTCGACATCGAGGACGCGGCCGTCGGGGTTCCCCGGCGAGTTCACCCACACGAGCCGCGTGCCCTCGGGCCACTCGGCCGGGTCGTCGGATGCGAGCGGGGTCGCCCCGACGAGCCGTGCTCCCACCTCGTACGTCGGGTAGGCCGCGCGGGGATGCACGACCGTGTCTGCAGGACCGAGACCCAGCAGGAGCGGCAGGAGGGCGACCAGCTCCTTCGAGCCCACGGTCGGCAGCACGTGGTCGGGCGTCAGTCCCACCACCCGCCGCCGCCGCTCGTACCACCGGGCGATGGCCGCGCGGAGGGCGGGCGTGCCCACCGTCTGCGGATACGCATGGGCATCGGTCGCCGCGCGCAGCGCGTCGGCCACCACGGCGGGGGTGGGGTCGACGGGCGAGCCGATCGAGAGGTCGACGATGCCGTCGGGGTGGACGCGGGCACGCGCGGCGTACGGTGCCACCGCGTCCCAGGGGTAGTCGGCGAGGTCGGCGACCCCCACGTCAGTGTTCCTGCGGCGGGAGTGCCTCGATGATGGGGTGGTCCTTGTGGATCACGCCGACCTTCGCGGCGCCGCCCGGCGAGCCGACGTCGTCGAAGAACTCGACGTTGGCCTTGTAGTAGTCCTGCCATTCGTCGGGCAGGTCGTCCTCGTAGTAGATCGCCTCGACGGGGCAGACAGGTTCGCAGGCGCCGCAGTCCACGCACTCGTCGGGATGGATGTACAGCGACCGCTCACCCTCGTAGATGCAGTCCACGGGACACTCGTCGATGCAGGCGCGGTCCTTGACGTCCACGCAGGGAAGGGCGATCACGTACGTCACGGTGCCAGTCTAGCCGCGGCCCTCGGGCCGCAGCGGCGGGTGCGGATCAGACGGTGCGATCGGATGCCGCATCCGCGCGCGTCTGCGGCCAGGCGATGACGATGGCCGAGACGAGCGGGACGAGGATCGTCCACAGCACGCCGGGGTTGATCGCGCCGTCGGCGGCCTGGGGCACGACCACGGAGCCGCCCGGCCCCGCTCCGGAGAAGACCAGGGTCGCGATCATGGCGCCGAGTGCGGTCGCGAGGGTCGCCCAGCGGTCCCCGGTGAGGAGGCGGACGGCCACCAGCAGCGCCGTCACACCGACGACGGCCAGCACGAGGCCG from the Microbacterium atlanticum genome contains:
- a CDS encoding citrate synthase; this translates as MSEAGTQQEKATLTIGDKTAEFPLLRGTDGTPSVDVSTLTRQTGYTALDYGFVNTAATKSAITYIDGDQGVLRYRGYPIEQLAKNSTYLEVAWLLIYGELPTADELGEFDEKIRRHTLLHEDLKRFFSALPHTAHPMSVLSSAVSALSTYYEHQSDPNNPEHVELNTIRMLAKLPVIAAYAHKKSVGQAFLYPDNSLGFVDNFLKLNFGVLSELYHVDPVMSRALERLLILHEDHEQNASTSTVRLVGSTGANQFSSISAGINALYGPLHGGANEAVLDMLARIRDSGESVQRFVERVKNKEDGVKLMGFGHRVYKNYDPRAKLVKESADEVLSALGVSDPLLDLAKELEEIALNDAYFQDRRLYPNVDFYTGVIYKAMGFPTRMFTVLFAIGRLPGWLAQWREASGDPQTKIGRPQQLYVGASERNYPGLS
- the dapC gene encoding succinyldiaminopimelate transaminase → MGVADLADYPWDAVAPYAARARVHPDGIVDLSIGSPVDPTPAVVADALRAATDAHAYPQTVGTPALRAAIARWYERRRRVVGLTPDHVLPTVGSKELVALLPLLLGLGPADTVVHPRAAYPTYEVGARLVGATPLASDDPAEWPEGTRLVWVNSPGNPDGRVLDVEALRAAVARARDLGAVLASDECYAELGWEAPWDAEPVPSVLDPRVSDGDIDGLLSVYSLSKQSNLAGYRAAFLAGDPSFVARLLTARKHLGLMLPLPVQAAMIAALEDDEHVAAQRETYRRRRDVLRPALQAAGFRIDASEAGLYLWATEGRDAWESLARLADLGILAGPGHFYGAHFPQHVRLSLTATDDRIAAAAQRLRAASPLSI
- the fdxA gene encoding ferredoxin, with the protein product MTYVIALPCVDVKDRACIDECPVDCIYEGERSLYIHPDECVDCGACEPVCPVEAIYYEDDLPDEWQDYYKANVEFFDDVGSPGGAAKVGVIHKDHPIIEALPPQEH
- a CDS encoding DUF6113 family protein, which codes for MGFSWTRLGAWLVAFVIGAFYGVAGTVAQGFRLGWFPLGLVLAVVGVTALLVAVRLLTGDRWATLATALGAMIATLVFSGAGPGGSVVVPQAADGAINPGVLWTILVPLVSAIVIAWPQTRADAASDRTV